Genomic segment of Malus domestica chromosome 15, GDT2T_hap1:
CTCGCTGATGATCACATGGATCATTTCTTCAAGCTCCCCGTCGAAGAGAAAGCAAAGGTGAAAAGGGTACCTGGTAGCCCTTGGGGTTATTCTGGGTCTCATGCTGATCGATTCTCAACCAATTTGCCATGGAAGGAAACTTTGTCTTTTGGTTTCCAAGCGAATGGCACCGACACAGTTGTGGCGGATTTCTTCAAATCCAAACTAGGCGAAGATTTTGAACAAACAGGGTAAGTCTTATTTATAAATGGTACATGATCAGTAGTGCTACATGACTCACACTAATTACGTTTGTTTTTCTTACACGTGTGGGCAGCATTTTCtaaatagtatatttataaaCAAGCTGGATGTGTTTAATTTAGTTCTTGCAAACAAAGGGATTTTTGAACATTAATCCTtgtaaaagattaaaatttaaaaaaaatctggtgctagattaaatattcaatttaatcccttgggtgtacttttatcaaaatttacattcaatttttgttatttaatgtgtatttttatttaatctctccatattaaattttaattttattaatatgcacatatttagttttttttaattagaaatgaatgtaaatgagaaaatattaaaaaaaaattgtgatacaaaaatatataaatacataagtgtTCATAAATGATTgtgccaaaatatataaaattgactttttgtaccgaaatatattataatgaacctaaatgtatgtaccgaaatgtattatattgaattaatgtacctaaatgtcaataccgaaatgtatgtacctaaatgtcaataccgaaaatgtatgtacctaaatatcaataccaaaatgtatttaccgaaatataataattgaattaatgtacctaaaagtcaaTACTCAAATGTGTGTACCAAAGTGTACGTAACGAAATACATTATATTGACCGAAATGCGTTATATTGAATCAATGTAACTACATGTTTGTACCGATGGATAtacaaaaatattcaaatgtattaatgtacctaaataaagaacatacaaaattgttatcggaatatatattataaaaaaattagttgcctaaatgtagacattaaaatatattatgatgaatgaaataaaaattaaatttaaatgtaattaatacattaaaataaaaataaaaggataaaataaaacatcaaaatacaactaataaatgatatgattaaatgtgctagggactaaaattggattttaatcttacatatggttataatctaaaactcatcttttttaaggattaaaatgaaattttctaTTTGTTGTATATAGGCTGGTCTATCAAAAGTACTGTGAATCAATGAATGTTTTGGCTCTTTCAATAATGGAGCTGCTTGCAATCAGCTTGGGAGTGGATCGGATGCATTACAGAGAATTTTTTGAGGATGCTCACTCAATCATGAGGTGCAACTTCTACCCGACTTGCCAAGAGCCAAGTCTTACTCTCGGAACCGGACCTCATTGTGATCCAACATCCTTGACCATACTCAATCAAGACCAAGTTGGAGGGCTTGATGTGTTTGTCAACAAGAAGTGGCATTCGGTTCGACCGATTCAAGGTGCCCTAGTCATCAACATTGGTGACACCTTCTCGGTACGCATACATGCTCTTATAATTGATAAGGAATATCTagaagagtaatgttattcatatcatgtttttgtaccacattttcatatcaccttaggtgacatttgatatggacagccacatcatttgaattaattagatttttaaatttggttcattatttaataaactaataattaagaaaaactagttaattaaatgatgattatggTATACGAGGAGTCTTTCTTATTCATTTCCTTAGGTTTtgtaaatttttcaaatgatgtggcaatctacatcagatgccacctaaagtggtatagaaatgtggtacaaaaatatgATATGAATAATATTACTCTATTTAAGATAGTAATTATGCTTGAGTCATATTGGTTTCCCCACCAAATTTGTACGTGGCACCACTATGGTTTCATAGATTAATCAATTTTAGGAAAAAAACTGTGGCTactccaacaaaaagaaaaaaacaaggtGTCTTTCCATCAATGTTCCAGATTATGGATATTAGGAAATCTTGACGTACAAGAATGGTAAAGGATTGATATGGGGGCTAGGTTAGTGTTAACAGAAAATACAAGAATCCTAGTGGCTAGTGGCCGGCCCCCATTAGCATTTGTACAATCTGTGATTTTGTTGCACACACGTACACACATGCATATTTTTTGTGCAAATATTAGGGTTTTGCATAGGTATATTCTAGAAAAAAACCGAATTAATGAGTTTCAATGTATGACATGGCAGACAAGCAATGAGTACTCAAAGCCACTGGGAACAGGTAGTATCATGATGGATATGTTGAGAGTATTGAAGAATGTAATGAAAATAATAATCAATGCCCCATCAATTAACATTATCTAAGTAATTGTTTGTGTATAAATTGTTCCCTGCATGCACATATATACTCTATATAAATTTAGTTAGATTAGGAGCTGACATGATTCAAAATCAGGCCATAACACAAGAATTCAACATCTTTTCATTGTGGTAAAGGGCCAACTTGCACTATGTATTTTGTTCTCATAAAGTTGAATAGTGCTGATTACCAATAATTGAATCCGGATCCttgccggatcctctttgtgaggatcttaggAATCCGTGAATCGTGTCattttatcgtatatcgtacggtcagaaatcattttaaatatttttatttaaaattaaacacaaacagtagCTGATAAAAATTGACCGCATCaaatacgatgaacggacactaTTCATGGATCCCTAAGATTCTCACtaaaaggatccggagaggatcctgttggccAATAATTATATAGTTTaactaattttttaattaattaatcgaTATTTTAATTATGTTTATATATAGGCATTATCGAATGGGAAATACAAGAGTTGCTTGCACAGGGCAATGGTGAACAGGCGCAAGGAGAGGAGATCGTTGGcattctttttgtgcccaagGGATGACAAGGTTGTGAAGCCCCCCGAGGATCTTCTGCGCAAAGAACAAGAGACAAGAAAGTACCCGGATTTCACATGGTCAGATTTGCTCCGATTCACTCAATACCATTACAGGGCTGATGAAGCTaccctccaaaacttcaccaatTGGTTCCTATCTGAATCCAACTCCACCAATTAAAATATATCTCCAGCTAGCTAGCAATGGAGTAGTACACAGTTGAAGTTCTCTGGTTCTCTAGTTCTATGAGAGGGTGCGCGCTCATGTCAGAGAgtgatatttttatattaatcaGTGTACACAG
This window contains:
- the LOC103400175 gene encoding gibberellin 20 oxidase 2-like, encoding MDSSASVLLSSPSKLENHQETNSHIQKGGIAPFIDSSYLQKQSHVPTGFIWPESHLVAALEELNEPLVDLEGFFKGDAVATEHAAKLIRASCLSHGFFQVTNHGVDPNLLKLADDHMDHFFKLPVEEKAKVKRVPGSPWGYSGSHADRFSTNLPWKETLSFGFQANGTDTVVADFFKSKLGEDFEQTGLVYQKYCESMNVLALSIMELLAISLGVDRMHYREFFEDAHSIMRCNFYPTCQEPSLTLGTGPHCDPTSLTILNQDQVGGLDVFVNKKWHSVRPIQGALVINIGDTFSALSNGKYKSCLHRAMVNRRKERRSLAFFLCPRDDKVVKPPEDLLRKEQETRKYPDFTWSDLLRFTQYHYRADEATLQNFTNWFLSESNSTN